One Salmo salar chromosome ssa01, Ssal_v3.1, whole genome shotgun sequence DNA window includes the following coding sequences:
- the LOC106573499 gene encoding filamin-A-interacting protein 1 isoform X1, with translation MRSKSSGVESPANGVLGVPQATQDINQEEDVNLHTPIKSLKVKVQPNIEELVEEVVVVSDIEKLTEDSLGTSDKRLGIMNLTKKDLLRLLGVMEGEVQAREDVICVLKTERTHPEALKSHYGSAAPTTALQALQRDSLLTNTQTHIDNVYQRPMAELDRLQDKHKDTYRRMLEQLLLAEKCHRRTVHELDSEKRKHADYMNKSDEFTNLLEQERERLKRLLENEKAYQVRKEKENTKRLEKVREELVKLKSFALMLVDERQLHLEQMDQQSQRVQELTQQLSQREQDLSSASARAQEDRQRALSLEGELSECQAKFTQEQEEITAKLASQESQNRQLDVKLSGLTHTLEELEESNRALRRSEEECNGALRRSEDKLEESNGALRRSNEELEESKWALARSKEELEESTGALRMSKEELDELRDKISKGDCGNSNLMTELENLRKRVFEMEGQDEEITKAEAQCRELRKRLQEEESRGKELKLQVEKLQRRMVELERLEGAFNASKAECFQLHATLEREKDVSKELADELVAVKIRMKEMESSELRLEKTEQGLKDDLAKLKSFIMVMVDEKNNMMERMLLEEKKRDDLSKMFKVEQVKVMEVTERLIEESKKLLKLKSEMEAKVGTLTREKGELSTKLTCEMEKSKDLSAKVSQMNKRLDGLHGAENISTNNIAKRELGSLSDGSSKEDNRVKELTFEIERLKNRLKQLEIVEGDLIKTEDQYDLLEKKFMTAQDKANFLSQQVEEMRSQIARIKAIENGEVESQEADLQQRCRTDNANTRDLQNDMVALKEKIHELMHKEDQLSQLQVDYSFLQQRFLEEEEKKNNMSIEVLHLTKELEVTKRHSRALRPSLNGRRMVDIAMASTGVQTDALANETAEEDTPAVFIRKSVQEENHIMSNLRQKGLKKPTEKAGGHERYSPSAAADLSMKKSWIPWMRKRELIPQGGNLDKSVHINSESMHSDLAMSQKQGQPLRIRVTPDHENSTATLEISSPSAEDLYSSSSSSLSPTLQGHQKPRITIIPTHTTAASRGKASAGPGGPEWAKSPVTTISRAKSPEISKASSSSGRPISPISIMTVSASMVSNMSTSPEPQEMTMGRAVFKVTPEKQMVPTPIRKYNSNASIITTTEDNKIHIHLHGSQFNKGPSEGHNNTTGPKVVVRPVGMATECSREMMLSTGTVLRSPRHSATVKTTPSKVMSSITITAVTSTPARPTQAVPGHDAHPPRAGLTRIPMSKGLKTGKAMLGALGMSGGMRLEQRAESQSMRIELKKSTISSTTAFQNGGKSC, from the exons ATGAGGTCCAAGAGCAGTGGGGTGGAGAGCCCAGCCAATGGGGTACTCGGGGTCCCCCAGGCAACGCAAGACATCAACCAGGAAGAGGATGTAAATCTGCATACACCTATAAAGAGTCTGAAGGTCAAAGTTCAACCAAACATTGAGGAgttggtggaggaggtggtggtggtctcTGACATAGAGAAGTTAACCGAGGACAGCTTAGGTACTAGTGACAAAAGACTGGGAATCATGAACCTCACTAAAAAGGACCTTCTGAGGCTGCTAGGGGTCATGGAAGGTGAGGTTCAG GCGAGGGAGGATGTTATCTGTGTGCTGAAGACTGAGAGGACACATCCGGAGGCTCTGAAGTCCCACTATGGTTCTGCAGCTCCTACCACAGCCCTCCAGGCCCTACAGAGAGACAGCCTTCtcaccaacacacaaacacacattgacAATGTTTACCAGAGGCCAATGGCTGAG CTGGACCGTCTGCAGGATAAACACAAGGACACGTATCGGCGCATGCTGGAACAGCTTCTATTGGCTGAGAAGTGTCATCGCCGCACCGTGCACGAGCTGGACAGCGAGAAGCGCAAACATGCTGACTACATGAACAAGAGTGACGAATTCACTAACCTAttggagcaggagagagagag ATTGAAGAGGTTGCTGGAGAATGAGAAAGCCTACCAGGTGCGTAAAGAGAAGGAGAACACCAAGCGTctggagaaggtgagggaggAGCTGGTCAAACTGAAGTCCTTTGCCCTGATGCTGGTGGACGAGCGGCAACTCCACCTGGAGCAGATGGACCAGCAGAGCCAGAGGGTCCAGGAGCTGACCCAGCAGCTGTCCCAGAGGGAGCAGGACCTGAGCAGCGCCAGTGCTCGGGCCCAGGAGGACAGACAGAGGGCCCTGAGCTTGGAGGGTGAGCTGAGTGAGTGCCAGGCCAAGTTTACCCAGGAGCAGGAGGAGATTACAGCCAAGCTGGCCAGCCAGGAGTCCCAGAACCGCCAGTTGGATGTCAAGCTGTCTGGACTCACCCACAcgctggaggagctggaggagagcaACAGGGCTCTGAGGAGGTCAGAGGAGGAGTGCAATGGGGCTCTGAGGAGGTCAGAGGACAAGCTGGAGGAGAGCAACGGGGCTCTGAGGAGGTCAAacgaggagctggaggagagcaAATGGGCTCTGGCGAGGtcaaaggaggagctggaggagagcaCCGGGGCTCTGAGGATGTCAAAGGAGGAGCTGGACGAGCTGAGGGATAAGATCAGCAAAGGGGATTGTGGGAACTCTAACCTAATGACTGAACTGGAGAACCTCCGCAAACGGGTATTTGAGATGGAAGGGCAGGACGAGGAGATCACCAAGGCAGAGGCCCAGTGCAGGGAGCTGAGGAAGAGGTTGCAGGAGGAAGAGAGCCGAGGGAAAGAACTCAAACTGCAAGTGGAGAAGCTCCAGAGGAGAATGGTGGAACTGGAGAGACTAGAGGGGGCGTTCAATGCCAGCAAGGCGGAGTGCTTCCAGCTACACgccactctggagagagagaaggacgtgTCAAAGGAGCTCGCCGACGAACTGGTGGCCGTTAAAATACGCATGAAAGAGATGGAATCCTCTGAGCTGAGACTGGAAAAGACTGAGCAGGGCCTTAAAGATGACCTGGCAAAGCTGAAATCATTCATTATGGTAATGGTTGATGAGAAAAATAATATGATGGAGAGAATGCTgttagaggagaagaagagggatgATCTGAGTAAGATGTTCAAAGTAGAGCAGGTCAAGGTCATGGAGGTGACTGAGAGATTGATAGAGGAGAGTAAAAAGCTCCTGAAGTTGAAATCAGAGATGGAGGCCAAGGTTGGGACCCTCaccagagagaaaggagagcttAGCACTAAGCTCACATGTGAAATGGAAAAGAGCAAGGATCTGAGCGCCAAAGTCAGCCAAATGAACAAGAGGTTAGATGGATTGCACGGGGCAGAAAATATATCCACAAATAACATAGCAAAGAGGGAACTGGGAAGCTTGTCAGACGGGAGTTCGAAAGAGGACAACAGGGTGAAGGAGCTAACGTTTGAAATAGAGCGGTTGAAAAACCGTCTCAAGCAGCTAGAGATTGTGGAGGGCGATTTGATAAAGACAGAGGATCAGTACGACCTGCTGGAGAAAAAGTTCATGACGGCGCAAGACAAGGCCAACTTTCTCTCCCAGCaggtggaggagatgaggagtCAGATCGCCAGGATTAAAgcaatagagaatggagaggtggaGAGCCAGGAGGCAGACCTACAACAGCGCTGCAGGACAGATAACGCCAACACCAGAGACTTGCAGAATGACATGGTAGCCCTTAAGGAGAAGATCCATGAGCTGATGCACAAAGAAGACCAGCTCTCTCAACTCCAAGTGGACTACTCCTTCCTCCAGCAGAGGTTcctagaggaagaggagaagaagaacaaCATGAGCATTGAGGTCCTCCACCTCACCAAAGAGCTGGAGGTGACCAAGCGCCACAGCCGCGCTCTACGACCCAGTCTGAACGGGAGGAGGATGGTGGACATTGCCATGGCGTCCACAGGAGTTCAGACTGATGCGCTGGCAAATGAGACGGCAGAAGAGGACACCCCGGCTGTGTTCATCAGGAAGTCCGTCCAGGAAGAGAATCACATCATGAGTAATCTTCGACAGAAGGGTCTCAAGAAACCCACAGAGAAAGCTGGTGGTCATGAACGCTACTCACCCTCTGCTGCCGCTGACCTCAGCATGAAGAAGTCCTGGATTCCCTGGATGAGGAAGAGGGAACTCATCCCTCAGGGTGGTAATCTGGACAAGTCTGTCCATATCAACAGTGAATCCATGCATTCTGACCTGGCCATGTCCCAGAAGCAAGGGCAGCCTTTACGCATCAGAGTGACCCCAGACCACGAGAACAGCACGGCTACCTTGGAGATCAGCAGTCCGTCTGCTGAGGACCTCTattccagctccagctccagcctcagTCCCACCCTGCAGGGCCACCAGAAGCCTCGGATCACAATCATTCCCACCCACACCACCGCAGCTTCAAGGGGGAAAGCCAGCGCCGGGCCAGGGGGACCAGAGTGGGCCAAGTCCCCGGTCACCACCATCTCCAGGGCCAAGTCACCAGAGATCAGCAAGGCCTCCTCCTCATCAGGCAGACCCATATCACCCATATCCATCATGACAGTTAGCGCTTCTATGGTGTCCAACATGTCCACCTCCCCAGAGCCCCAGGAGATGACCATGGGCCGGGCCGTGTTCAAGGTGACCCCTGAGAAACAGATGGTCCCCACACCGATCAGGAAGTACAACTCCAATGCCAgtatcatcaccaccacagaggacaacaAGATTCACATCCACCTGCATGGCTCCCAGTTCAATAAGGGCCCCTCGGAGGGCCACAACAACACCACAGGACCCAAGGTGGTGGTTAGGCCTGTCGGCATGGCAACAGAGTGTAGCAGAGAGATGATGTTATCCACAGGCACGGTTTTGCGCTCCCCTCGCCATAGTGCCACTGTCAAAACCACACCCAGTAAAGTGATGAGCAGCATCACCATCACTGCAGTCACGTCCACCCCTGCCAGACCAACACAAGCTGTG CCCGGGCATGATGCCCACCCACCCCGGGCAGGGCTCACCCGTATCCCTATGTCCAAGGGCCTGAAGACGGGCAAAGCCATGCTGGGAGCCCTGGGGATGTCTGGAGGAATGAGGCTGGAGCAGAGAGCAGAAAGCCAGTCCATGAGGATAGAGCTGAAGAAATCCACAATCAGCAGCACAACAGCCTTTCAAAATGGAGGGAAAAGCTGTTAG
- the LOC106573499 gene encoding filamin-A-interacting protein 1 isoform X2, which produces MLVDERQLHLEQMDQQSQRVQELTQQLSQREQDLSSASARAQEDRQRALSLEGELSECQAKFTQEQEEITAKLASQESQNRQLDVKLSGLTHTLEELEESNRALRRSEEECNGALRRSEDKLEESNGALRRSNEELEESKWALARSKEELEESTGALRMSKEELDELRDKISKGDCGNSNLMTELENLRKRVFEMEGQDEEITKAEAQCRELRKRLQEEESRGKELKLQVEKLQRRMVELERLEGAFNASKAECFQLHATLEREKDVSKELADELVAVKIRMKEMESSELRLEKTEQGLKDDLAKLKSFIMVMVDEKNNMMERMLLEEKKRDDLSKMFKVEQVKVMEVTERLIEESKKLLKLKSEMEAKVGTLTREKGELSTKLTCEMEKSKDLSAKVSQMNKRLDGLHGAENISTNNIAKRELGSLSDGSSKEDNRVKELTFEIERLKNRLKQLEIVEGDLIKTEDQYDLLEKKFMTAQDKANFLSQQVEEMRSQIARIKAIENGEVESQEADLQQRCRTDNANTRDLQNDMVALKEKIHELMHKEDQLSQLQVDYSFLQQRFLEEEEKKNNMSIEVLHLTKELEVTKRHSRALRPSLNGRRMVDIAMASTGVQTDALANETAEEDTPAVFIRKSVQEENHIMSNLRQKGLKKPTEKAGGHERYSPSAAADLSMKKSWIPWMRKRELIPQGGNLDKSVHINSESMHSDLAMSQKQGQPLRIRVTPDHENSTATLEISSPSAEDLYSSSSSSLSPTLQGHQKPRITIIPTHTTAASRGKASAGPGGPEWAKSPVTTISRAKSPEISKASSSSGRPISPISIMTVSASMVSNMSTSPEPQEMTMGRAVFKVTPEKQMVPTPIRKYNSNASIITTTEDNKIHIHLHGSQFNKGPSEGHNNTTGPKVVVRPVGMATECSREMMLSTGTVLRSPRHSATVKTTPSKVMSSITITAVTSTPARPTQAVPGHDAHPPRAGLTRIPMSKGLKTGKAMLGALGMSGGMRLEQRAESQSMRIELKKSTISSTTAFQNGGKSC; this is translated from the exons ATGCTGGTGGACGAGCGGCAACTCCACCTGGAGCAGATGGACCAGCAGAGCCAGAGGGTCCAGGAGCTGACCCAGCAGCTGTCCCAGAGGGAGCAGGACCTGAGCAGCGCCAGTGCTCGGGCCCAGGAGGACAGACAGAGGGCCCTGAGCTTGGAGGGTGAGCTGAGTGAGTGCCAGGCCAAGTTTACCCAGGAGCAGGAGGAGATTACAGCCAAGCTGGCCAGCCAGGAGTCCCAGAACCGCCAGTTGGATGTCAAGCTGTCTGGACTCACCCACAcgctggaggagctggaggagagcaACAGGGCTCTGAGGAGGTCAGAGGAGGAGTGCAATGGGGCTCTGAGGAGGTCAGAGGACAAGCTGGAGGAGAGCAACGGGGCTCTGAGGAGGTCAAacgaggagctggaggagagcaAATGGGCTCTGGCGAGGtcaaaggaggagctggaggagagcaCCGGGGCTCTGAGGATGTCAAAGGAGGAGCTGGACGAGCTGAGGGATAAGATCAGCAAAGGGGATTGTGGGAACTCTAACCTAATGACTGAACTGGAGAACCTCCGCAAACGGGTATTTGAGATGGAAGGGCAGGACGAGGAGATCACCAAGGCAGAGGCCCAGTGCAGGGAGCTGAGGAAGAGGTTGCAGGAGGAAGAGAGCCGAGGGAAAGAACTCAAACTGCAAGTGGAGAAGCTCCAGAGGAGAATGGTGGAACTGGAGAGACTAGAGGGGGCGTTCAATGCCAGCAAGGCGGAGTGCTTCCAGCTACACgccactctggagagagagaaggacgtgTCAAAGGAGCTCGCCGACGAACTGGTGGCCGTTAAAATACGCATGAAAGAGATGGAATCCTCTGAGCTGAGACTGGAAAAGACTGAGCAGGGCCTTAAAGATGACCTGGCAAAGCTGAAATCATTCATTATGGTAATGGTTGATGAGAAAAATAATATGATGGAGAGAATGCTgttagaggagaagaagagggatgATCTGAGTAAGATGTTCAAAGTAGAGCAGGTCAAGGTCATGGAGGTGACTGAGAGATTGATAGAGGAGAGTAAAAAGCTCCTGAAGTTGAAATCAGAGATGGAGGCCAAGGTTGGGACCCTCaccagagagaaaggagagcttAGCACTAAGCTCACATGTGAAATGGAAAAGAGCAAGGATCTGAGCGCCAAAGTCAGCCAAATGAACAAGAGGTTAGATGGATTGCACGGGGCAGAAAATATATCCACAAATAACATAGCAAAGAGGGAACTGGGAAGCTTGTCAGACGGGAGTTCGAAAGAGGACAACAGGGTGAAGGAGCTAACGTTTGAAATAGAGCGGTTGAAAAACCGTCTCAAGCAGCTAGAGATTGTGGAGGGCGATTTGATAAAGACAGAGGATCAGTACGACCTGCTGGAGAAAAAGTTCATGACGGCGCAAGACAAGGCCAACTTTCTCTCCCAGCaggtggaggagatgaggagtCAGATCGCCAGGATTAAAgcaatagagaatggagaggtggaGAGCCAGGAGGCAGACCTACAACAGCGCTGCAGGACAGATAACGCCAACACCAGAGACTTGCAGAATGACATGGTAGCCCTTAAGGAGAAGATCCATGAGCTGATGCACAAAGAAGACCAGCTCTCTCAACTCCAAGTGGACTACTCCTTCCTCCAGCAGAGGTTcctagaggaagaggagaagaagaacaaCATGAGCATTGAGGTCCTCCACCTCACCAAAGAGCTGGAGGTGACCAAGCGCCACAGCCGCGCTCTACGACCCAGTCTGAACGGGAGGAGGATGGTGGACATTGCCATGGCGTCCACAGGAGTTCAGACTGATGCGCTGGCAAATGAGACGGCAGAAGAGGACACCCCGGCTGTGTTCATCAGGAAGTCCGTCCAGGAAGAGAATCACATCATGAGTAATCTTCGACAGAAGGGTCTCAAGAAACCCACAGAGAAAGCTGGTGGTCATGAACGCTACTCACCCTCTGCTGCCGCTGACCTCAGCATGAAGAAGTCCTGGATTCCCTGGATGAGGAAGAGGGAACTCATCCCTCAGGGTGGTAATCTGGACAAGTCTGTCCATATCAACAGTGAATCCATGCATTCTGACCTGGCCATGTCCCAGAAGCAAGGGCAGCCTTTACGCATCAGAGTGACCCCAGACCACGAGAACAGCACGGCTACCTTGGAGATCAGCAGTCCGTCTGCTGAGGACCTCTattccagctccagctccagcctcagTCCCACCCTGCAGGGCCACCAGAAGCCTCGGATCACAATCATTCCCACCCACACCACCGCAGCTTCAAGGGGGAAAGCCAGCGCCGGGCCAGGGGGACCAGAGTGGGCCAAGTCCCCGGTCACCACCATCTCCAGGGCCAAGTCACCAGAGATCAGCAAGGCCTCCTCCTCATCAGGCAGACCCATATCACCCATATCCATCATGACAGTTAGCGCTTCTATGGTGTCCAACATGTCCACCTCCCCAGAGCCCCAGGAGATGACCATGGGCCGGGCCGTGTTCAAGGTGACCCCTGAGAAACAGATGGTCCCCACACCGATCAGGAAGTACAACTCCAATGCCAgtatcatcaccaccacagaggacaacaAGATTCACATCCACCTGCATGGCTCCCAGTTCAATAAGGGCCCCTCGGAGGGCCACAACAACACCACAGGACCCAAGGTGGTGGTTAGGCCTGTCGGCATGGCAACAGAGTGTAGCAGAGAGATGATGTTATCCACAGGCACGGTTTTGCGCTCCCCTCGCCATAGTGCCACTGTCAAAACCACACCCAGTAAAGTGATGAGCAGCATCACCATCACTGCAGTCACGTCCACCCCTGCCAGACCAACACAAGCTGTG CCCGGGCATGATGCCCACCCACCCCGGGCAGGGCTCACCCGTATCCCTATGTCCAAGGGCCTGAAGACGGGCAAAGCCATGCTGGGAGCCCTGGGGATGTCTGGAGGAATGAGGCTGGAGCAGAGAGCAGAAAGCCAGTCCATGAGGATAGAGCTGAAGAAATCCACAATCAGCAGCACAACAGCCTTTCAAAATGGAGGGAAAAGCTGTTAG
- the LOC106573624 gene encoding cell cycle control protein 50A, which translates to MMASSYNAKEEDGHQPGATGHVCAGTMTNKKPDNTAFKQQRLPAWQPILTAGTVLPAFFVIGLIFIPIGVGLFVTSNNIKEFEIDYTGVDMSSPCYNCSQSYSWNNTKSCTCSVPFSLDQPFESNVFMYYGLSNFYQNHRRYVKSRDDSQLNGDKTSLQSPSKECEPYRSSDKPIAPCGAIANSLFNDTLELYYIDPNGSRTAIPLVKKGIAWWTDKHVKFRNPSGNNNLTVVFQGTSKPVNWRKPVFELDPSDSDNNGFINEDFIVWMRTAALPTFRKLYRIIQKKPNNMTPTLPRGEYILEVTYNYPVRSFDGRKRMILSTISWMGGKNPFLGIAYITVGSVCFCLGLVLLSIHYRYGKRNNSADISS; encoded by the exons ATGATGGCGTCTAGCTACAACGCAAAGGAAGAGGACGGACACCAGCCTGGTGCTACGGGCCATGTATGCGCAGGAACTATGACAAATAAAAAGCCGGACAACACTGCGTTCAAACAGCAAAGACTGCCCGCTTGGCAACCTATTTTGACAGCGGGCACTGTTCTTCCTGCTTTCTTTGTAATTGGTCTCATCTTCATCCCCATCGGCGTTGGGCTTTTCGTGACGTCCAACAACATCAAAGAGTTCGAG ATTGATTACACTGGTGTTGACATGTCAAGTCCGTGCTACAACTGTTCTCAAAGCTACAGCTGGAACAACACAAAGTCATGTACCTGTTCTGTACCCTTCTCTCTGGATCAACCATTTGAG AGCAACGTCTTCATGTACTACGGCTTGTCCAACTTTTATCAGAATCACAGACGCTATGTGAAGTCCAGAGATGACAGCCAGTTAAATGGAGATAAGACTTCTCTACAG AGCCCCAGCAAGGAATGTGAGCCGTACCGCAGCAGTGACAAGCCTATTGCTCCATGTGGTGCTATCGCCAATAGCCTCTTCAATG ACACTCTGGAGCTCTATTACATTGACCCCAATGGCTCCAGAACCGCAATTCCTCTGGTAAAGAAGGGTATTGCATGGTGGACGGACAAGCATGTCAAATTCAGGAACCCCAGTGGAAACAACAACCTCACTGTAGTTTTCCAAG GCACAAGCAAACCTGTGAACTGGAGAAAGCCTGTCTTTGAGCTGGACCCATCAGACTCTGACAACAATGGCTTCATCAATGAGGATTTCATTGTGTGGATGAGGACCGCTGCCCTGCCCACCTTCCGCAAGCTATACCGCATCATCCAGAAGAAGCCCAACAACATGACCCCCACACTGCCCCGAGGAGAATACATCCTCGAGGTCACCTACA ATTACCCCGTGCGGAGCTTCGATGGGAGGAAGCGCATGATCCTGAGCACCATCTCCTGGATGGGTGGCAAGAACCCCTTCCTGGGCATTGCTTACATCACTGTGGGCTCTGTCTGCTTCTGCCTGGGCTTAGTCCTCCTCAGCATCCACTACAGATATGGCAAACGTAACAACAGTGCAGATATTTCCAGCTGA